A section of the Bacillus sp. V2I10 genome encodes:
- a CDS encoding sensor histidine kinase: protein MKTIRSKLLLSFFAFVVLFNVVSVSIYFSSRTFLLEYDASFERFLLMNQISQNSNLLYEKTNAYVVEKNQTSIQEFHKVRHLLESSIIELKTNKNSLDPIQLQKYINTIKNFILECEMTVGFVIRDDIVQYTKHLREARKTSTYLQETTMSLIDLELTDYQSFFAGMEQRNESFKWFTFFLFNTTVLLAISFAIWFSKGINRPIQSLSRAANEISAGKFDGQAVHIESNDELKLLGNTFNTMRDNIRQYIIEMEEKSELDRLFKELELKHLQNQINPHFLFNTLNTVSRMAYLENAEDTSRLIDSVSSLLRYSLGDNKKSVLLRAEVDAVTDYFYIQQTRFGDRITFHKHVEDKCLDIEIPRLSLQPLVENSFIHGVEGKEEGGEISLHVYKEEQNTVVEIRDNGAGMSGEQINSLLTFSSSGHQLPHVGHSTGIGLINVIRRLQLFYHYNHVIEILSAPGKGTSIKLLLPKEGKLYERSDR, encoded by the coding sequence ATGAAAACCATACGAAGTAAGCTGCTCCTTTCCTTTTTTGCCTTTGTTGTTTTATTTAATGTAGTGTCTGTTTCTATTTATTTTAGCAGTCGAACTTTCTTGTTAGAGTATGATGCAAGTTTCGAACGTTTTTTATTAATGAATCAAATTTCGCAAAATTCAAATCTTCTATATGAAAAAACCAATGCTTATGTGGTTGAGAAAAATCAAACTTCCATTCAGGAGTTTCATAAGGTTCGCCATTTATTAGAAAGTAGCATAATAGAGCTGAAGACGAATAAAAATAGCCTAGACCCCATCCAACTCCAGAAATATATCAATACCATCAAGAATTTTATATTAGAATGTGAGATGACGGTCGGATTTGTCATTCGTGATGACATTGTCCAATATACGAAACATCTGAGAGAAGCACGAAAGACTTCAACTTATTTACAAGAGACGACTATGTCTCTAATTGATTTAGAGTTAACAGACTATCAATCTTTCTTTGCAGGAATGGAACAGCGAAATGAATCATTCAAGTGGTTTACCTTTTTTCTGTTTAATACTACGGTCTTACTGGCCATTTCTTTTGCAATATGGTTTTCAAAGGGCATTAACCGTCCAATTCAAAGCCTATCTAGAGCAGCCAATGAAATCTCTGCTGGAAAGTTTGATGGTCAAGCCGTTCACATTGAATCCAATGATGAGTTAAAGCTCCTCGGAAATACGTTTAATACAATGCGTGACAATATCCGTCAGTACATCATTGAAATGGAAGAGAAATCAGAGCTTGACAGGCTGTTTAAAGAATTGGAACTAAAGCATCTGCAAAATCAGATTAATCCCCACTTTCTATTTAATACATTGAATACGGTTTCAAGGATGGCGTATCTCGAAAATGCAGAAGATACATCACGTTTGATAGATTCTGTCTCTTCTTTATTACGGTATAGTTTAGGCGATAATAAAAAATCCGTATTGTTAAGGGCAGAGGTAGATGCCGTAACCGACTATTTTTATATTCAGCAAACCCGATTTGGCGATCGGATTACCTTTCATAAGCATGTAGAGGATAAATGTTTAGATATTGAAATCCCGAGACTGTCCTTACAGCCCCTGGTTGAAAACTCCTTCATTCATGGGGTGGAGGGTAAAGAAGAAGGAGGGGAAATATCCCTTCACGTATATAAAGAGGAACAGAACACAGTTGTAGAAATAAGGGACAATGGCGCAGGGATGTCAGGGGAACAGATTAATTCTTTGTTAACCTTTTCATCCAGTGGACATCAACTTCCTCACGTAGGTCATTCTACAGGTATCGGTCTAATAAATGTGATTCGACGGCTTCAGCTGTTTTATCACTACAACCATGTTATAGAGATCTTATCAGCCCCTGGGAAAGGAACATCTATAAAATTACTGTTGCCAAAGGAGGGGAAGTTATATGAACGTAGTGATCGCTGA
- a CDS encoding sugar-binding protein, with translation MKFKRWFYLLLFLLFMINLFLMLVYGKKTFEAQDRVKPPHQYDNHFALISEEVDNEYWRLIEKGARDAAGKYNVYLEYLGPKQADNIEQLKFMDKTITGKVDGIIIQGIAHSNFNQLTNKAFERGIEIVTVDTDVADSERKAFVGSDNYMAGVQAGSAMIGDTKGDQYVGIVTGRLDALNQQLRIKGFKDAIKKENRIKLVDIEVSNITKSGALQATYDLLKKHPHINAFYGTSALDGSGIAQVVNQFKLKQRTYIIGFDILPQTLHLLEEDSIDASVVQYPYEMGYQSVEALLQLKTGDESKTLHHTLTRVIHRNDIQDLYEKGTVYENHTK, from the coding sequence ATGAAATTCAAACGTTGGTTTTATCTTCTTTTATTTTTACTATTTATGATCAATCTCTTCTTAATGCTTGTTTACGGAAAAAAAACATTTGAAGCACAGGATCGGGTGAAACCACCTCATCAATATGACAATCATTTCGCTTTAATATCGGAAGAAGTAGACAATGAATACTGGAGGTTAATAGAAAAAGGAGCAAGAGATGCAGCTGGAAAATACAATGTTTATTTGGAATATCTAGGCCCTAAACAGGCTGATAACATTGAACAGTTAAAGTTTATGGATAAGACTATTACTGGTAAGGTGGATGGAATCATCATTCAAGGGATTGCTCATTCGAATTTTAACCAGCTCACAAACAAAGCATTCGAACGGGGGATAGAGATTGTGACTGTTGATACGGATGTCGCTGACAGTGAGCGGAAGGCATTTGTCGGTTCAGATAATTATATGGCAGGAGTACAGGCAGGGAGCGCTATGATCGGCGACACAAAGGGAGATCAATATGTCGGAATTGTAACCGGAAGGTTGGACGCTTTGAACCAACAGCTTCGAATAAAAGGGTTCAAGGATGCAATTAAAAAGGAAAACCGTATAAAACTGGTTGATATTGAAGTATCCAATATTACAAAGAGCGGAGCACTGCAAGCTACATACGATTTATTGAAGAAGCATCCTCATATAAATGCTTTTTATGGGACTAGTGCTCTTGATGGTTCGGGGATTGCCCAAGTGGTCAATCAGTTTAAATTAAAGCAGAGGACGTATATTATTGGTTTTGATATTTTGCCGCAAACACTTCATCTATTGGAAGAAGACTCTATAGATGCATCTGTTGTCCAATACCCATATGAAATGGGATATCAATCAGTTGAAGCATTGCTTCAGTTAAAAACTGGAGATGAAAGTAAGACACTACATCATACCCTGACTAGGGTAATCCACCGTAACGACATTCAAGACTTATATGAGAAGGGAACTGTATATGAAAACCATACGAAGTAA